gctgttgctgacctggctgccagggcaacCCTGAGGACAAAGCGGTGCCGGGGCTGTTCCAGGTACAATTGCAGTGACACTCGTTGGTGCCCTCAGGTGCCCTGGCAGCGGCCACAGGGACCCGTTCCTTGGTTTGGTCCATGGCAACCAAGGCCTGGAGCCGCTGGGATGGTTGGTTGCCATGGAAACCTGCCCTGGCCCTTGCTCAGGGCTGGTgtcagtgcccagggccagagGGGATCCTatgctggggctggtggcacGGCCACCTGCCCTGTGCCGCGCTGGCTGCTCAGGCGCCGTGGAACCAGCAGCAAACGCCACTGCCAGGGCCAAAGGCCAGCTCAGCCTGACAgaaagggacagggctgggcactgtTTCCATGGCAACCCTCCCTGGGACACCACTCCTGGGTTACCTGTCCTGGCAATTGCCATGGAAACACGGCTCATTGGAAATGCAGGGGTGGACAAAGGTTTTAGGAGGGCCTGTCACAATAGGACAAAGGGTGGtggttttaaactaaaggaAGAGAGGTTCAGATAAGGAGAGATAAGGAGTGATAAGGAGAGATAAGGAGTGATAAGGAGAGATAAGGAgagataaggaagaaatttttgaTGCTGAGGTTGGTGATCCACCAGGACAggttcccagggaggtggtcaatgcccatccctggaaacgttcaagtgcagctgggacagggctctgaacaacctgatctggtgaaagatgtccctgctcatggcagggctTTGAATGAgatgagcactgcagggctcttcccacccaaaccattccaggactGCATGGGGAGAAGGGGCTGCTCAGTGCACTCCATCCACTGCCTTGACTCCTCCTTGTCTCTGCTGGACCCCACATGCAGCAGCCAAACCCAGCCCCTTCTCTggcctttcctgcccttccccaggggctgacagagccaggctggcacaggtgaccTTGAGGCTTTGCAGGGCTCAggcccagcagctgtgccagagtcagggctgaggtcacactctgtgggctggggcagagcccaggcagaaatgagccctggcccagcagctctgcagtggtggccACCAGGCCCGGGTGCCAAGGGAGGCTTCTGGCCATGGcctggaagcagctgctgctgccaaggagCCTTTGGTGCCTCAGGCTCTCCttggcacagctcccagcacggcACTCTGCCCTTGTGCCCGAGCCCTTCACTGTcttggggctggcctggggcttttcctgcagctgcatctGCCCGGGTCCTGGCACAGGAaaggcagttcctgctgcagcaggaggctctgcctACAACGGGCTTCAAAAACTCCAACAAGGCCCTGTTTACTTCAACATTGCTTCCTAGAGCACTATATTCTAATAATTGTTATAGCTCCTATACTGTGGAGTAAATAActctttctttaatttcctcTGTAGTGTGAATAAACTTTTCTATCTAATCCTGATCATAATCAATCACAGCTGTATTTATAGAATTATATCTGTTGTTCCATCATTAATCCAATGGGACAAATGGTATTACAGTTCAATTCAACCTGTCCAGTCTTTACACATAAACCTTTGACAAAGTCTGGGGCTAAgatccagctgctcccagtctCCTCTCTTAGATAGAATTTTAAATGTCTGCTCATCCAGGAAGTGTTTGAAGATCCATGTTTGCTCTTGGGTGTCATTTCTCCACTTCATGACTCAGCAGGAGTTTCTCCCATGAAGAAATAAAGCTTTTGCCTGAAGCTCCCACTGTGTCCATGACAggaagccctgtgagtgtcTGGGACATCCCggctctttggcagcctgggGACTCCTGGGATGTCACCGTGGAGCCCCTGTGAGTGCCTGTGACAGATGGGTGCCTTTGCAGCCCGAggtgccctgggatggcccCATGGAATGGCTGTGACTGCCTGTGACCACAGGGCTCTTTACAATGCCCAGAAAGCCCTGGATGGTGTCCATGGAGCCCCTGTCTGTGCCTGTGACATTCCAGCTCTTGGACAGCCTGGAGACTCCTGGAAAGTGCCCTTGGAATCCCTCTGAGGGGCTGTGACAACTCAGTTCCTTAGCAGGGAAACATCACCAGGATCTCTTACACTGGTCAGTTTCCATGGCAACCACCACAGCCCCTGTTGCTATGCTCAGTTTCCATGGCAACCACCACCAACCCCTGTTGCCATGGTCAGTCCCTTGGCATCTCCATGCAGACCCCATGCCAGGGGTGGTTGCCATGGacaccagctcagccctgcagccagagtcCGTTGCCATGGCAACCAttttccatcccattcccatgggatcccagaaccacagaattggctgagctgggagggacccctcaggatcctccagtccaactcctggccctgctcagaaAACCAcaacaatcccagcctgggcctggcagcgctgtccaaacgCTGCTGGAGCTCCgagagccctggagctgggacccttccctgggagcctgttcagtgccccagcagcctctgggggaaaaaccttCTCCTCACATCCAGCCCAAACCTGCCCCGACTCAGCTCCAGCCGTTCCTGcactcctgtccctgggcaccagAGGGAAGaggctcccacagctccagccagggaCCCGCTCCCAAGGCTCTtgccagggcagccagggctggcaccagcTGGGATGCTCGGTTTCCATGGGCCGGGCTTTAGGAATGGGATTCCCCaatttcctgctcctgctaaAACCGTGCTGCCGCTCGCTGCCCTCCAGCCTCCCCCTGAAAGTACAAAAGGCAAAGatcccaggctgggagaagaacaatttactgggaACAGCAACAAGATAAGGAACaaataggaacagaaaaaatattgataACAGAAGGGGTAAGAAAAACAATATACAGAGAaaactacaacaacaacaactggCTCTTCCTGGCCATGTATTTCCTCCGGCCTGGAATGGACACCCTTCTCCCTGGGGAAGAGAGAGTCCCTTTCCTGGCCCCTGGCAATGACCTGAGATGAGATCAAATACAATGAGTCAATGGCCAGACCCTCACGTTCTTCAATCCCACCTCACATCATTGCtaggggcagggagagggacaggtgTCTTCCCAGCATGGGTTAAGGGAAATGTGGGTCACCAGGGCTCTTCCCAATGTGGGTCCTCTGATGGAGGATGAGGTTGGAGACGCACATGAAGCCATTTCCATAGCTGGGGCATTCGCAGGGCTTCCCTTACCGGTGTCTGTGTTGGTGTTGGGTCAAGGCAGAGCTGTctgagaagctcttcccacactggggacacttgtagggcctctccccagtgtggatgcgcAGGTGGGTGACGAGGGTGGAGTTGTGCTTGAAACCCTTCCCACAgtcagggcagcggaagggcctctcgTCTGTGTGAATGCGCTGGTGCACGAGGAGAGtggagctggtctgaaacctcttctcACACTGGGAACActtgtagggcctctccccagtgtgagTCATTTGGTGGATGATCATTTTGGACCTCTGgttgaagcccttcccacattccccacactggtagggcctctccccagtgtgggtTCTCTTGTGGACAGTcaagctggagctgtggctgaagctcttcccacactccgcacactcatagggcctctccccatTATGGATCCTCATGTGGACAatcagggcagagctgtctctgcagcccttcccacattccccacactggtagggccgttccccagtgtggatcctttGGTGGCGGATCAGGGAGGAGTTCTTGctaaagctcttcccacacttcAAGCACTCATAGCGCCTCTCTTTGTCATGACGCTGCTCATGGGCCATGAGGTCTGAGCTCTGGCTGGATCTCTTACCACGTCCCTGGAATAGAGTGGGTATTTCCTCATCAGAACATCCTTGGATGGGTGTGGAGCCCTTCTTAATGTGAAATCTCTGGTACTTTTCCTCCCGGCTGGATTCCTCTTCTGTGGATCCACTCAAAATGGCCccttccatgaggttctgctgTCGGGATTTGTCCTCTCTGGTCTCTTTCCTCAGCTTCTTGTCGGGGGGACGAAGGAAAAcgacaggatgggatttgcctctgtggcagagggaagggaaaggagatccccccagtgcagccccggcaggacggcgtcggcagcggggttttcctgcagctggggcccatgctgggctgggagatggagcaggagagagggggaaaggggcagtGACTTCCTCCTTACCTGTCTGGCTGTCCTGGGGCATCTTCCTCTTCATGGATGCCtaaactaaaaaattaaaaattaaactaaaaatgtgggaccaaaaacaccccaaaaaaacgCAGtgtcagaatacaacctgacacccgGTGTTGTAGCAGTCCAGTCAAATCGTGGCTGCAGTCCTCCTCTAGTCACAGATGTGGTTTTGATCACGTAGATGggtctggttttcctctgggaatccagtggaaacaggctgcttCTGGTGTTTCCCATctcagattatatccaggtaggaatgcctggctcctccctgtgggtggagcatctcacaatgggatgatgaaattttatcagtcatgcagggagactcaatggcccattaacagaagatatctccctggagggaggatgggtcatggaagagataaagaaaactgcCCTGCCTGGTTTTAACAAttggcccattaacagaagataacACTCTGGAGTAATGAGGGAGGGGTCATGGAATAAATAACAAACACTGCccctggtttcaacagatggtaATAGAATATCTACTTTTAGTTCCATCTTACATTGCAACCTAAGACAGGACcccaggctccttgcccaggctctctccagaaCATGGccaggccaatgctcagcacagaaaagccccgtcagcagccccaggctggccgtgggcaggctgggggcaaacagcatggctggggctctgcaaggtccctgggggagatgggaaggagcagcagagcaggggctgatccatccccactgcacTGGACACCCCAGGACAGCGTCCCACAGCGGCCTCATGCACCTGCCAACaacatcccccctctgcagccctggcctctcccccagctcacacaggggccgcatccttgcaggcacagccacggcagccctgcctcaggagcccctgtttgcactgcacacagcaggcgTCAGCACCGccatggtgttggtgtggggagatgaacctgagggagcacaaatgccatcagcccctggggccaGCAAGGGCTGCGGGACAGCAGGGAAACCACTCAGGTTTGTGATGGCCTCTGCAGTCAGCCACAAAGTTTGTTCCCATCAGCTGGGAGTttcctgtggcactgcagacgttgttgctcagagccagcactgcctggcagcCACCCCTAAACTGCCCTGagcatttcctttgcttcaCCTTGGCTTTCTTGACTCTTCCTGCTACAAATTTCTTCCACTAGCCcacctctgttccctcccttgcaaacagcccatccctgtgtcctgggtTATGCAACAatgtttattctctttttccatctgttcAAACTGcttggggagatgttttctttatctcttgtatgacccattcctcataactccaggggggagggggcgggtgccttctgataatgggccagctgttaaaaccaggtggagcattgttccttatctcttccacaacctGGCCTCCCTCCAAGGGGTTATCTTCTGGTAATGGGCAATTAAGGCTCCTCACATGACTGAAAccattacatcatcccattgtgagatgcttcaCCCAGAGGGGAGAGCAAACCATTCCTACCTAAAACCCCCTGAGATTCAGGAACACCAGGtatcctgttttccactggattccagaggaaactggacccatctcacctcCACTGGAGCCTTTCTTCAGGATCATatctactccaacagaaccacatttgTTTCtacaggaggatttatttggacttctcccaacaccctgaccaacaagGTGTCTGCTCGTCTTCTGACCCTTTCAGGGTTTCTTGgatttttgcttctttgcttgttgttttgtactactacatgggtatttttaatattccttgtaaagaactgttattgcTATTCCCAAATCATTGCCTGAAAgcccttaattgcaaaattataataatcgGAAAGGAGGggagtttacattctccattcaaagggaaactccagctttccctggcagacacctttCTTCCAAAACCAAGACACCCTGGCTGCCCTTTCCTCTCTGGGCCCAATCCCCATTTCAGTTCCTTAAGCTGGCACCATGGGAACGTCCCTTGGagagcaggatcatcctccaagtgcttcaggaattgtctgcaggctcctgcagggcctcctgctgctcccttgccagaggcaccacagcCCACAGGGACACATCTGgcctgctgtgtctggctgtggggctccctgctctgggcaatgaggaggggctgcagaggctctgcaggactgacaggatgggctctggggctgtgaggagaagctgagggacctgggctgctgagGCACCTTCTgaagaggaggcccagggctcatcctgcagctgctgcaaggGTTGtttcagagaatcccagaatcagcAAGGTTGGCAAAGGCCTTGGacatcatcaagtccaagcCGTGCCCTGACACTGCCTtgtctctcctgagcctcctcttctccaggatgaacaaccccagctccctcagctgctcctcacagcacttgtgttccagacccctcagcagccttgttgcccttctctggacaccctccagcccctccatttccttcctaaACTGGGGgccccagaactggacacagcactcgaggtgctgcccaagcagtgcccagcacaggggaagaatccctgccctgctcctgctggccacactgttcctgatccatgggagtgccaggggtgggatgggggaaatCGTAAGGTGGGGACAAAGTGTGATTGCAAGCCATGAAGAGTCTTAATGAAGCCAAACTCCAGAGACTGTAAACCAGGCTCAACTTTCCAGAAATTCCTTTTGACTGGATTTGCTGCATCCCCCAGACTGGGGATCACCAGTACATTTGCAGGTTTTGCTGTGCATCATCAGCCTGTCCAgactctgctctgtgtttcaCAAATGGACAAGACAAGGGATCTCGTGCCAAGCTTCCTTTCAAACAGCCAAACCCGGGTCAGcatgacagaaaagaaggaaaaagaaagaaaatattcaccaGTTGGAACAGAGGCAGTGTCCCACCATCTTCCCCTCCAATGGTGGTATTTTGTACATTTAGAGACAAAGCTGGCTCTGAAGCTGCCATCTCTCATTTCCCGATGCTATTtgctgcccctcagccctgagtgccactgctctgcctgcctgctgtccctgtggggctggggatgctcagcctgcaAAGAGAGGGCCATGGGGAggcctcagtgcagctgtgcagggctgggagggtcCCACAGCAAAGATGGGCACAGAGTGTTCAACAGGGCCTGTGCAGAGAGGGCAGGGGGGGATGGCTTTGCACTGCAGGAGGGCGATTGGAGTTGGGAGTGGAAGTTGAAGGAAGATGTTCTTTTCCACTGAGTCTGGTGAGGCACCgggccaggctgtgcacagaggctgtggatgccccatccttggcaACATCCAAGGTgggaacagggctctgagcaacatggTCTGGGGAAGGATTGCTCAGGTTGCCACAAGATGATCTTCAGGGTCTCTTCAAAGCAATTCTGCTCAGGGCTTCCATCATTCTCTGGTTGCCAGTGTCCACTTTGGATCCCCCCTGCactcctgggagctgtgatgTCACAGTCCATGTTCCAAGTGGAACTGGCAGCATCCAGCAAAGAGCACAACACAACCACTGGCCGTTGTGTCAGCCCAGCcttcacctgctccaggagcactcCTGTCACCCTGCTTatcccctgctcccagagagcCCATCAGGCCTGAGCTGCCTGGACTGCCTGGATTTTCCCATCCATTGCTGCAGGATGCTCACTTTTGTTCTGATGAAGGTACGGGGTCATTCCATGGAGATGGACACTCCTGGActtcctggcagggctggagctctgtggggatggtgtGGGAGAGGGACCCCACTCTGAGGTTTTTAccctctgcaggctgcatcAGCCCTGAAAGCTGGCTGTTTTCTGGAGTGTGCCATCCgtctctgctgctggctgctcacaGATGTCCCAACAAAGGTACGGTGCCAATCCATGCAGGTGGACACCCCTGGacttcctggctgggctgcagctctgtaggaatggtgtgggacagggaccccactctgaggttttgctacctctgcaggctgtgagaGAGACAGAGGAAGAGATGGATGTGGATTTTCAGATGGATAGAGAGGAAGGAATGGAAGTGGATGGAGAAGAGAGCGAAGCAGAAGAGATGGAAGTGGATGTGGAGGAGGACAAAGTGGAAGACATGGAAGTAGACCTAGATACAGAGGAGAAGATGGAGGTGGATGGAGATAAGACCTGTGAGGAAGAAATGGAGGTGGATTTAGAGGAGGAGACGGTAGAAGAAATGGAAGTGGAtttggaagaggagaaggaggaagaaatggaGGTAGATGTGGAAGAGGACATCGAGTACATGGAGGTTGATGTCAAAGATGAGGAGGAGCCCATGGTGTTGGGATGAAGAccgtgccagcagcaggacaggcatgtgctccccacaggcagagtgggtcccctgctgccaggctggggctgggctgggtgctccCTGTTCAGGGACACGGTGCCCTCTGCACTGGATCCTGGTGGCCATCCCTGGCCTGCCCTGGGCTTGCTTTGGGCCACACAAGCCCCgtcccagctggggcacagcccccagccccaggcaggctcagttgtggcagcagagacccgctgtgccagcctgggagcccATGGAACAGCCCTGGTGCCTGACTTGCACTCTCTTTTCTTCCAAGTGTGACAGACATCCCAGGACAGAGATGCCACCCTTCTGTATATATGTTTTCAACTTTGTTATTGGTTTTAGGATATAGGTGTTAGGTTTTGTCTTCTGTAAATACATTTCATATATATTTGTTAGATATCTTCATCTGCAAATATGTTCCATAGGTTGTTGTTGTTACAAATATTCTTACAATGTACATATGTTCTGTAGTTTATGTTTGTTGCTGttcttctgtaaataaacaatCTTTGTTTTACACAGCTCACTTCTCTTTGCATTTGctttgggcacaggcagcatttccaaggTTGTGGTCTCCAGTCTTAGGTTGCAAACTGtaactaaaaatgtgtattcaaTTTTCATTTGTTGAAACTAGTTGGGACATTTTGTTTCTCTATCGTCTTCCACCCTTttcctccgagggacatcaccttttaatgggccatttaaggcctctccCATCACTGACAACATTAgttcattccattgtgagatgctgcacccagtgggaggagccaaagcctttccaccagcataaaacctgcaatccgAAACACTAATGGAGCTGGTTTTGGGTGGAATTCtcggaggaagactggacccatctcaccagcactggatcCTTTGCTCTACAGGATCACCTCTACTCTACAGAAAAACttctgttactccaggaagactttggacttccaacaccctgacaacagggtgtcaggtcatatctctgactctgtcagggttttctaggacttttgtttgtttgcttgtttgtttcttcgTACTACTGTTTGTGTGGGggattttttattgttgttggtttttttttactactcCTAGTAAAAACCAGTTAttcttattcccatatttttgcctgaaagcttcTAATTGTAAAATTGTcatttggagggagggaaggatttTTTACATTCTGTATTCCAAgagaaacttcagttttccctggcagatacctgtctttttAAACCAAGATAACCACACACctctcagagctgtcccttctATCCACCTCTCCCCATCACTTCACAGACTTCACTCCAAGCAGTTTCTGAGAGAGCTCAGTAGCACATGGAATTTCATCctgcttttcttcatcttctcctAAGCTGTCTCCACACACGGTGTGTGGGCTCTGACCCAGCACCAACGTGCCACCTCCCTGACACTGGGGTTCAGGTCACAACTTTTCAtccaaagcagcaaagaaatgaTTCCCATTGGATCCCACACAGCTTTTGGGCACTTggtgtgcctgcagctccagccccagccctggtgcacaGGAATTTCAGGAGGACATACACAGAAGGCATCAGCCATTGACAGAAAAAACCAGCAGTTTGCATGGCCCAAATCCCTCACAGCACTGAAAACTGGGGGAACCCAGCCTCTGCATTGACACTTTGGCCTCTGTGCCTCACTTCTCCTCTCACTAAATTCCCCCCAGTTTCCCTCATGCTCACATTGCCAAGATCCTTAAAAGCAGCATGAGGAGCAGGGATAGATGATGGGAACTGTCCCAAGGCTCAACAAGGTTTCTCTTCTCAGGCCTGCCAAGTCCAGCCAAGGAGTGAGGAAAAGCCTGCATGAAAGAGGTGTTGCAGTCAAAGTAGTAATCAAATTTAGGTCTAAGGAGAGAAGCTGAGGAGGTTTTCAGTGTTGGGAACAagatcagcagctgcaggtacAGGGGGGATGTgacaaaaagctgaaaagtcCTGAATACTTCACTCAGTAACAAACCCCACTGAAAGGGATCCCAGCAATCATCTCACAACGAGAGGAAATAACACAGGAAGAAAGGGCTGATGTGGAAAATTCATCTCCTCACATCCCCAGGGGCTCTCCACCCTTTTCCACTTCATTCCTGGATGGAAagaggctgcagggatgtggggtcTGTGCTTGGGAGCAGTAAATCCAAATGTTGAGGTGGCAGGGTGTGAGGGGTGCAAAACGGAGCTCTTACACATCCAGTGTTTCTGTTCTTGGAAGTCTTAAATTCTACCTTTCTGGTGGGATGAAATAATTGCTACTAATCCAATTTCCAAACTACCATGCATCAAGCTGACCCTATTTTAAGACgttttaaaacacagcaaacacacacaaatgtctgctcctttccattttctctgttcAACATTTTATGACAgaagacaggagaaaaagattCTTTTAGCAACAATGCTTTCAGGATTCTAAAAAGAATGTAACCAAGAATGTTCTGCTACAAAGATTTCTGACAAACACCCCAATAATCCTGAAGCAATGTTTTGTCTTACTTCCAACATAAATAACTTGATTATTTTGCTCCAAAT
This sequence is a window from Prinia subflava isolate CZ2003 ecotype Zambia chromosome 27, Cam_Psub_1.2, whole genome shotgun sequence. Protein-coding genes within it:
- the LOC134562454 gene encoding zinc finger protein 586-like, producing the protein MAHEQRHDKERRYECLKCGKSFSKNSSLIRHQRIHTGERPYQCGECGKGCRDSSALIVHMRIHNGERPYECAECGKSFSHSSSLTVHKRTHTGERPYQCGECGKGFNQRSKMIIHQMTHTGERPYKCSQCEKRFQTSSTLLVHQRIHTDERPFRCPDCGKGFKHNSTLVTHLRIHTGERPYKCPQCGKSFSDSSALTQHQHRHR